Genomic DNA from Epinephelus moara isolate mb chromosome 24, YSFRI_EMoa_1.0, whole genome shotgun sequence:
ACACTAACAAGTATTGAGTTCCCTGTGTGACGGCCCCTCTGCTGTGGTTGCTCTGCTGGTATTGTTGCTCTCTGCCTCTGCAGACCAGTTGGAGGGTAATTAGTGACATGCGACACACCTGGGCCTTGTGTGCTCCATGTATATAAATCTGAGCAGCAGCCAGTCCTCCAATCTCTTTGTTTGACTTGTTTTGTTGAAATTAAGTTACTGTATTATTTAGTATACATGCGTCTCCTGTTCTTGTCTCAGTCTAAGAGGCGGGCTGTGGCGCCTGGtacatcctcttcctctgtgccgTAGAGCtctattgttgtccaaaaataactaaaaacacatcagtgagctgCACTGCTGCACTGGATGACAAGTTGCTTCATcgccatgaacacacacactgaagtttattttgactggCACTGTCCTGCTGTCACAAATACTCACCAGTccagagcaccaaatgtggattaatccgccaCTGGAAATAGTCCCCaataaatgcactatttcctccCGTGAGACGGTCAGCTCTAACTAACACAGTGTATTGTTTTGCATGGTATAAATTTGAGAATCACACCGTCAGAAAAACCTGCTTAGGATGCCTGAGTAAAACAAAGATTTAATATTATGTTGACAACTTGTTTTTGTGgcttcttttcctctttctttcttcaggAACATCTGTAATGAATTTAAACGGGAAGATGTTCACTTTGTCTCTGTATAGAGGAGGAATATCCTTCTATCCACCCTATTATTCTGCTACCCCCACCTCTCCTTACTACACCCCCAAACGCACCACCNCCCCCCCCAAAAACCACCACCAAACCCACACCCCGCCCCACCACCAGGCGCTACTACCCCACTACCTATCCCTATCCCTGGACCACAGCACGTCCTACTAGCGGTGAGTACACTGATAAACTACATAACCAAACAGAAATACAGTGTTGTGATATGAAACCCAAAATATTACTTTAATGTacagatttgttgttgtgttttctctggTATGTTCTTCCTGCTAAGAGGTGACGCTATTAAACAATACAGTTTTATTATTGTGTGGGAAAGAGACCAAACAAGAACTTAATTCAGGACATCGTTCCCACATCAATCAATTGTCCATGCCTGTTGGTGAACAACGTTCTTCATTGTTTTACagattaaagctgcattaagtGATTTCTGACCACAAGGGGGCAGAAAGACTTAAAGAGTAACTTAACATTAAATCCACTTTTTTTGTGTTAGTAAATTATATGTACAGTCACATTATTACACTATTAGTTTATTCTGGGTCAGTGTTATGGGAGCCTGTTCTCACTCTGAACTCGctgaaatccggcgcttgggcagtgacttgtggcgtcagaaaccaacataAAAAGGCTGGTTGTGATTATAGTCTAACGGTgcccggcagcatcagggggaaccacggcgggacaaggacgaaagttaaggtggcgaatgTTCGAGTGGCGCTGGCagtaggggtggtggatgggtccaacaaacacagactttcacccgagagagtgatgttcgtgtcctgtaagattctaaaaccaaacccagctcttttttcctaaactcaaacatgtgtttgttgttgtgaacttgacacggtgtcccagaacatcaacaaccaacgcacccagggtacctcgcatgttgtatgtggaaagtccatgaccaaacgtcaatatgtaacgaggtcggagtgagaatgtgttggttatgGTGGTGCTTTGCGTTTCTAGAGGAAacctgtttttttatatttatatttttttatttattatttatttatgtgtcatACACCAGTGAAGGTGCCCAGCCTATAAGGGCTTACAGGACACAAATTTCATAATCAAAGCCAGCAAACATAATCAGCAgagtacaaacaaaacaaacagcgcAGATTATACATTTCAAATAGAATTCACACAAATAATTCATTCTTTCTTAATTTCCAGGCACTTTTTATGAAGGTAGCTATAGTAAAAACCTCTTCTCTGAAAAACCATTCCAACTTAACCTCATCCTCAGTCCAAAACAACTCAGGCTTCACATTCTgcattttctgaaataaaagcTGCCTGGTTTCATCATATAGTGgacaatgaaacagaaaatgaagtTCATCCtcaattacatttaaattacaCACGGTACAGAGTCTCCTTTCCTCAGGTACAGAGTTAAACCTTCCTACTTCTATAGCCAGAGGGAGAATCCCAAATCTCAACTGGGCACATAGAGATCTTCTGGATCTATCCAGGGGTAAAGTCACATATGGTTCTGgacaataaacatttttcaactgaCAGTAAGTTCTGAGTTTTGGTTTAAACCAGATGTCATTGGCCCATTTTTCTTTATACTCAAGGAATAACTTATGCTTCACAAAATTGACACTACATCGCAGACCATTTGTGAAGATGTGTTGTTGATCAGCTTCATTAAAGATAGCGTTCATTTCACTACACCAAGGATAGTTATATGCTTTATCCCAGTTAAAAACTCTTTTAGCTATTCTACCCTCTGGCATAGAAGACAGACGATTCCAGAGCCTCAGCATTTCCCCCTTCTGCTTAATTAAACAGGGTTCCCAACCCATATCGCCTTGGAGTGCCAACACAGATGTAAATTTGtgcacacataaaaaacaacgAATAGCCCGGTTTTGAATAGCATTCACCTTGGAAAACTCCTTCCCTCCCCATATTCCAGCTGCATACATAAGAATCGGAGAAACACAGACATCATAGAGCTTTGAAAAGGTAGTATAGCCAAGATCTCTACAATTCTTCATTTTACTTATAATAGAACCTAATGCTCTGCCTGACGTATCAACAAGGGTATGAATACCTTCTTCAAATAGTAGGTATTCATCCAGGGTGAAGCCAAGGTATTTGTATGCTCTTGTGTAAGATAATGGCTTAACTCCAACATAAAAATTAAAGGTGCTTCTACTTACTCCACGTTTTCTGAAATGTATGACTTGAGTTTTTTCTTGATTAACTGACATTCTCCACTTTTGGCACCAATGGTTAACAATGTCTAACAGGGACTGcaactcctcctccctctctgccagGATAACGATATCATCCGCATACAAGAGTATGTTTAAATTCATATCACCTATTTGCACTCCAATatcttcatttttaatttgctgGGCTAAATCATTtataaacagagaaaagagggTAGGAGAGAGAACATCTCCCTGTTTGACTCCTAGTGGAGTGGGAAACCACCCTGTCCTCATATCATTCACCTGAACACATGCCACTGGGTTTTTGTATAAAGCTTTAACAGCTTTGTAAAATATACCATCTACACCAGCTGAAATAAGTTTAAACTCCAACAAATCTCTGTGAACACAATCAAAAGCTTTTCtgaaatcaataaaacaaacaaaggtaGACTTCCCCTCAGAAATTCTAGCTCTAATTACAGTACTTAGGGTGTAAATATGATCTAGACAGGATCTATGTTTTCTAAATCCATTCTGCTCCTCCACTAGAATGTTTTCAGCCTCTAGATATTGAGACAGCCTGGAGTTTAGAATATTAGAGAACAATTTATAAACTGTGCTTAAAAGGCTGACACCTCTATAGTTGAGAGGGACCCTTGGGTCGTTTTTGGCCGACTTTGGAATTGGTTTAATGAGTGATTTGTACCAATCAGAAGGAACAATACTAGATTTGAAACATACTTGCATGAAATGGGTCAGGAACTGTAACAATTTAGGTGTTTTCAGTACTTCGTTAGAGAGACCCTCAATGCCAGAAGCTTTTCTCAATTTAGCACACTCAACAGCTTTACTAACCTCTTCAAGTGTAATATCTGAATTTAATAGCTGATTGGGCTCATAATTTTCGTGTGCAAACTTCTCTTCCTGGGACTTTTTTTCTGCACAAATATATTCTAAGAAAGTCTCATCAAAACCATCTATGCCATTATtgccagaaaataaaacagtaaaatcatTCTCCCATTTGTTGAGCACCAAGTCAAGCTTATGCTCAAGATCACCATTTTCTAGCACAATTTCCATTGGAATTTTTGAGTCTTTCTTCGGACCCAGTTTATTAATTTCTCTCCAGAAGAGCTGAGGATTTTTAATTTGCAAATGCTCTAAACTAAGAGACAAGCCACGATCAAATCTTCTTTTACAAAATCGTAGCTTTTTATCAAAAAGCAACTGACAATGTTTATATTCCATTTTAAGAGCTGCTTTCTGTGAaggaattttgtttttaagaaatcTCCTCTCAGCGGCTTTTAGATTTTTCCATAAATTGTCCAATTCAGCATTCCAAAAAGGTTTATTTTTCTTACagagattcttcttcttcttacagGTGTTAACCCTGGAAGAATTTTGTATGAGAACCGTATCCATCTCTTTATATAGTAAATCACAGAACCGTCTATACAATCTGTCAATATTATCCTGGGATTTTTGACAGGATAAGAGATCATCTATCAGCCGTTTCAAAGCCAAACAACACAAATCAGAGGACAGAAAAGTTGGAGGAAAATTCCTAGGTCTTTTACATTGGGCCGCCTCTAAAGGAGGGGTGGGCTTGTCAAAAGAATAACTGGCGTTAGCTGAAAATTTTAACGAAAGCAAAGAGTGATCTGGCAAACTACATTTATCACCAATCAAACCTGTACAATCAGGCCCTATATTTTCAGCCAGTTCGCTGGAAGTTAACACCTCAAAATCAGCACAAGTGTTAAAACAATCATGAGCTGTTATAATATAGTCCACAACTGCCATCCCCTTCGTTGAAATAGAGGTAAAGTTATCCTTTGAAGGGGACAGTCTGCCATTTAAAACACAGCATTTAGAGTCTTTCAAAAATTCTAGCAAACTTTCCCCATGATTATTAAACCCAGTATCTAAAGCATTTCTTGGCACAATGCCATCTATATCTGGGATACAGTCCTCCCTATCAGGTCAccacacaaataaacagcatCATAATTTATAGAATATAACTGCGCCAACAAGTGACTGAAAAATGCCACAGAGTCCCTCCCCCCGGACGACCCCTCGGGAGGCAAATAACAAgagaagataacaaaaacatattcTGAAAAGCGATGCTCAAAACGCAATCCAATCACGCCATCAATGGTTTTGTCCACAATGTCCACTTTATAGTCTTcaaacacaatatttttaaCGAAAATCCCAACTCCCCCAGAAGCTCTGGGAGCTCTAACATGAGTGTTCCTATTGTGGCCAAACCAGGTGTAGCCCTTCAAGCAGATTACGGGGCATGATAAATGAGTTTCATTAAGTGAAATAAAGTCGGGGTCTTTAGATTTCAGTATCCGCGATCTTAATTCACAGTTAGCAGCTGTCCATCCGTTAATATTCCAGTGGACAAGAGAAAAAGTCGATCTACTTACAGACTGGGCCGGAGCTCCTCACTTAGGCCTATTCTTGGAGTAAGCATCAGCATCAACAGGTGAACGTTTCATCATTCTGCCGTTACCGGTAATGTAGAAATCCTTCCCCACTGTCGGTAATTCACACAGCAGGGTGCGAAAATTCAAGTCAATGAGACGATCCGCGTGGGATTTTGCTGATCTTATGTAGACCCTTTCAAAGCTCCGGTTCTCCCGCAGTAGATGTTTTAACCGCAGGGCTGCCACCTTCTCCTCCACCGTACGAAACTCCACTTTGATGATACTGGGTCCCGGACCGCGCGGCCTCAGACGCTCCACGGCAACCAGCTCTGGCATCGGGTCACACCGCAGGCCGGTGTTGTTAATTGTTGCCTGTTAATTCTGTCATTCAGGGCAAAAAACACCTGTCAAATATAAGGCTGGGCAACAAAGCCatgatttttaaatttatttgtttattcaaaTTCTGATACAATTTAAGATTTGAATGGTTCCGCTATTGAGCATCTTACATAGGAATGAACAAGGCCCTGCCTCgcacactgtatccagttctcttcatACATCTATATGGTAGACATTGTAAAATTAGCATGAGTTAGCCTCTGCACTTGGTGGACAGCatacagttagcttagctttggtTAGCTTCTATGCTAGACAAGTAGCATACGGTTAGCAGGTGTTGCAGGCTCCTGTGGTGAAACTGACTTAGATTACctgcacttttgttttgtatcaacataataataaaatctgTGTATCATGTATTTAGCACGTATTTTGGACTGTTCCTTTTATAATTCATGCACTGAactgttcatgtgtttttctgttgttttttattattgaaCTTTGTCAGTTAAATTTGTAAATAAACACTTCCTATGTGACTCCAGCAGGTGTGACGGTGTGTCTGCGTTACCTGGCCGACGACACTTCCTTTTCACTACTTACAATCAGCCCATCCAGCAGAAACCCTCTGAGGCTGGACGTCTCTAATGCTGGGTATCAGCTAACCTTTCAATATGGCTACAACTCACTGTACTTGCGACCTAACATAAGGTTCTGGTCAAACCCTGGAGCGGACATCTGGACCAGAGTCTGCCTCACTCTGGACTCGATGAAGAATGTGGCCCAGGTGTTCAGTGGCTCTCATATGAGCATCAGAAAGTTGATGCCTGTTAAGGTGAGGACAAAGAAGACACACTGAAGCAGATTGTACCTACTGAAGCAGATTGTACCTGTTTGGCAAGTTTGCAGCTACAGCCTGATAATCAGACTGAATTTTAATTAAACAGCTGAAAAAACTCAGAGATGTGGGCAGGTCTGAAACCAGGGGAATGCCTCGCTGCAACAAATACATGCAAGCACACATTCCTGGTAGATTACTTTTTGCCTTGAACACTACTGTTTACCTTATGATAGTTGTGACAGAAGACTAAACAGTTTTGAACATTTCTCATTTCTCTTACGTCCTTGTTGGTCTTCggctgtgttcatgtgcaactttttggcagaGACACAGGGGACGTGAGGCAACACAGCAGGGGGCATTCGTTGCCACTACTTCTCTTaagtcagtttggtgtttcTGGGCCTTTAAACAGataaaagcaggatttatacttgtccGGCAAATTCTACGCTGTATCCTACACACCTCCAAAACTCTAGTCaatggtggggtttctgtgaaatgcTATAAAGTTAAGTTATTCACAACACattcaaaatacacattaaacatggcttaatagagacaatttcaaacacaagtacacaaatcagcttcactataactcgctgcattcacagacaaacacttgtctttatctggacacattttccccacaaatacaacatgctaatgtttttagcacaaccctatagcattttacattgtataaattagcctagtgaccaGTGAAGTTGTTCTCTACTCATATacagccagggacaacagcaacagttaacaaaggtaatggcacaaaattcggctccattacaactctcaaggttcaccaacaagaCAACTGTTTTATATTAAACCCGTTTACCCCTAACCCCTTTACAAACACattcaacatgctaacgttattagcacaagcctatggcattttacattgtataaattagcctagtgattcccggagatttcctctgttcatacaaAGCCagcataaatcacacacaagacttaaaatgctatttttgtggaggctttattgtcttcacagtttattgtttcttatttgtgaaataaaagtaaatgaaaagcttcatttccactgagggaaatggtttcagcttacaaaaataaacaggaggtctgcatcaacGTAACGTGTCGTTACATTTctagggaggtgcacgtcaggctatggtgtagggtACGGCGGAGGCTCTACATCGATACAGAGCCTATGCCATAGGTACGGCATCGATTCGAAGCAGGACTATAAATTCCGCCAAAGCCTGCAATATTTCATATTCTATGTCTGAAAAGGGCTTTAACACTTGACTACAGGACTACACACAGTTGAGCTACTTGTTGTTTGTATGTAACCATCTTTTATCTTCATCTCCTCTAATATTGTTTatcttctgtttgtgtgtgtgtgtgtgtgtgtgtgtgtgtgtgtttagtatGCCTGGTCGGGTCAGCCTGTGATTGAATTTTCAGGTTTTGATGGTCAGATGACAGACCTGCAGGTGTGGGATTATCCTCTCCGCTACAGAGAAGTCTTCAACTACATGACCGGCGGTGtctacatgtatgtgtgtgtgtgtgtacagttttgAAATACAGGAGCTTCCTCACTGACGCTCTGAAAACCACAGTGTTATTTTACCATTGAATGTCCTGTCATATAAAGTATCATTAAAGTACTTAGAAACTTTCTGGACTTAAATCCACTATTTGAAAATATAACTGTGTTTTTAGGCCGTACAGTGGCTCCGTCATCAACTGGTCCTACATCGGCTACACCCCCAGAGGATCAATACTATTGGAGGATGTCTATGAGCGGCAGGCAAGACAGCcgatcagcagcagcagcaaggaaggaggagaggggaggaggaaagGGCACCGACCAAAGGGAGAGAAGAAGACCATGAAGTTGTATTATATGCAGAGTAAGAGTGAAAATAATTTCTGAAACATACAGGGGTATGTGTTCAAAAAGCTGATTCCTCTGTTCTTCACTTAATAATGAAGGATTCACAATAATCAACCAAGCAATAATTAATCATAAATGATCTTCAAACTACTGCTGGTTACTGATATGATGAAAGTGTGTATTTACTGTAGATTTACAGGATGGTAACAGAATAAAACGGTGTAATTCTTTAAATTTTTACTAACACGTTTGACTTTATGTTGATCTTTTTTATGTGAATTTACTTGCCTTATTTTGTATGTTCtaataaaatagtaaaaagaTGGTGGACTGAGTATCATTATTGATAGTAGATTTCAGCTTGGGGATCAGACCACATTGTGCCGTAAATGAAGGTTCAAGGTCTTGGGAATTACATATTTGTATAGTTTctgagagtgagatgagaagatgAATATCACTCTCATTAGAGGCTGAAATAACGTAGCTCTTCAGTCACTCTTTTGTTCAACCAACTATCACTATCCTAGGATTCGCAAATTTGCGGTGTGAAGAGtaatttcctctcacacaaatgcaaaacgtatgtgctggttggccttcaatttaggtttttgtagtgtgttcatgtgcaactttttggcagagacacaggcaacgtgaGGCAACATGGCAGAGGGATTTTATCGTctctagttctctgaagtcagtttggtgtgtctgggcctttggGCTACTTGTGACTAGACTGTTTGTCCCACCTCTGCcagtttcagtttatttatttagttggtAAGCCTGTTACACTTAATTACTTTAGATTACATAAGAAAACTGAATTGTAATTTCCCTGATTTAACTCTGAATgcatttagggtgctttcacacctgccctgtttggttcagttcaatcaaacttgGGTTTGTTCGCCACctaagtgcagtttgtttgggcaggtgtgaacacaacaattgcactcaggtgtgcaacaaaacaaccagaccatcttgaagaggtggtctcggtctggttacaaatgaactctggtgccgttcatttgtggtgagaacatgttctgacctcgatctgaaccaatgCAGTCGCGTTGTTTGGGGTAAACAAGCATGGGGATGTCACATTCTCTTAAAGCGAAATTTCGGTtgatttcaacctgtctcctatcgtcctaaatttgttttaagtgactagtgacataaaaataatagttagcatgttagccgttagcctagatacagccggggcgcatagtagcgtcggACCTGTTAAAACNNNNNNNNNNNNNNNNNNNNNNNNNNNNNNNNNNNNNNNNNNNNNNNNNNNNNNNNNNNNNNNNNNNNNNNNNNNNNNNNNNNNNNNNNNNNNNNNNNNNNNNNNNNNNNNNNNNNNNNNNNNNNNNNNNNNNNNNNNNNNNNNNNNNNNNNNNNNNNNNNNNNNNNNNNNNNNNNNNNNNNNNNNNNNNNNNNNNNNNNNNNNNNNNNNNNNNNNNNNNNNNNNNNNNNNNNNNNNNNNNNNNNNNNNNNNNNNNNNNNNNNNNNNNNNNNNNNNNNNNNNNNNNNNNNNNNNNNNNNNNNNNNNNNNNNNNNNNNNNNNNNNNNNNNNNNNNNNNNNNNNNNcagctgttgctgcttgttctcgcaagatttcggctgcgctttggaaagcagagctaaatggtaaacaaacatggcaccacaccggtaaggtaagacaacaagtttacatgtcgttttctatatgttctctgacatttatcctaacgatatgaggcggtctttgtggaaaaaaagcttgtttagtggactaactttgcacttgaaggttgcccttTCACTTCCGTTtcaacaggtctgacgctactatgcgccccggctgtatctaggctaacggctaacatgctaactattatttttatggcactagtcacttgaaacaaatttaggacaataggaggcaggttgaaataaaccgaaatttccctttaatatgcacattcagcatccaatgcatcaaaacattgttttcttgtTGGAGCtgtgcctcgttttcaaactgtatggtttgacgaaaatgaacaatgacagcaatatagtccacgatgacaaGCTCTAAAATCAACCCACtgagttgtccctccattgtgatatTAAAAAGTGTCAcattgcaagtgtactcttcttcaacgtttggtttacttcctggatttctCCGACATGAAAatatctgaccaatcaagagcagcttccttgcacaaggcattttatctggtcagcttgtaaatgctgccgtgagaacacgaaccaactctaggcaattatacaacttagTAACAAAATTATTCCCTGATTCGGACGAAAAgcaaactctaggtctgaaagcaccctttaACCCACATCTGCATATTTTAAAGTGGCTATACTCAATGGCCattgttaaacagaggaggtggcctacgacaccacttatcacctaCTTACGGGGCAGTCTTGAGAAGTTTTAAGACAGCTTAACACCTACTTATTTCTAAGTATCATAGGCTTGTGctcaacgactcacatgtgacctcaacgactctgttaaggttcacacccacacaggtttTAAAGACTGCGACTGTCAACCAGTCAGTTAAGGGaatatacttctgcgttgaatcaatGCTGTAGCTACGGTGTAGGTTCTACGTCGACGTGGAGCCTACACAGTaacctgatgtgcacctccccaaaattGTAACTACACGTCGGGGCTACCCAGTCTGTTTCTGTTAGCTGAAACTATTTccctcagtgaaaacaaagcttttatttacttttatttcaaagataagaaacaataaattgtgaagacaataaagcctccacaaaaatagcattttaagttgtatgtgtgatttatctttcagggatttatcctggctttatatgagaagaggaaatctccgctagtcgttaggctaatttatacaatgtaaaatgccatatgcTGGCCctaattagcatgttgtatttgtttggaaaacatgttaagttttgttggtgaaccttgagagttgtaatggagccgaattttgtgatgttacctttgttaaattcAAAGGCTTGTGTTAATAATGTTAGTATGTTGTATTtgaggggaaaatgtgtccagataaacaCAAGAGTTAgagtttgtctgtgaatgctccGAGTTATAGTGAaaccaatttgtgtacttgtgtttgaaattgtctctattaagccatgtttaatgtgtgtttaatgtatctttgattttaaaaatctgtgtacACAGACCACAATC
This window encodes:
- the LOC126386219 gene encoding uncharacterized protein LOC126386219 translates to MCEMMTPIVQKRNLKRLLTSEPGNERRGEDRQINTQTHRRFTAETLVSLVKTKMRSKLIYVLMMAVMSALLVITNSAELETTWGWTTPAGVTVCLRYLADDTSFSLLTISPSSRNPLRLDVSNAGYQLTFQYGYNSLYLRPNIRFWSNPGADIWTRVCLTLDSMKNVAQVFSGSHMSIRKLMPVKYAWSGQPVIEFSGFDGQMTDLQVWDYPLRYREVFNYMTGGVYMPYSGSVINWSYIGYTPRGSILLEDVYERQARQPISSSSKEGGEGRRKGHRPKGEKKTMKLYYMQSKSENNF